GGAAACTTTTGTCTCTGACAGGTTAATATGAACTGGAGGTCCGGAAGGAGGCGTAACACATAGCTTAAGATGTTTTGTTCAGAGGATTCTCCTTATGAGTCTGAGAAGGATTGCCGCTAATTCTCATTAAGTGGATTATGTCATTTCAGTCTGTACTTCTTTCCTGTCCATTCTCTACTCCCTCTTCCCAATCTGCCCAAATCCAGAATCTCGATCATCTAGTCCCATTGTTCTAGGTTCCTTCTCGCTCACTGTACTCATTAATTCTGCAAATGCACCTGTGTGCACAGCCACTCACACAGAGGGCACAGGAGACAACACAGGTAGAAGGAAAAAGCTGCGTTTCAGGCAGAGCCATCTGTCGATTTCCTACTCTGGTTGTCACAACCAGCATCCAAGTTTGGGAGGGCAATTCTTTATTCACAATCAAGTTAAGCTGTCACTGAAAGGGATGAGACAGAACTCAAACAAAATCATAAGGATGTGTGTACTGATAGAAAGTCTGCACTGTTCTGGACCAGAGTACCTGTGAATGGATCATAGCATCTGCCAAATACCAAGGATTTGGGGAAATCTCTTTCTGTAGAACTTACATGGCATTGCCTTCGGAAGAGGCATGTGAAGAGTTTTTCTAGCCCTTATCCTGAAGTGGGAAGATTCTACCCAACTACCCTGGCCATTGGAGCCTTGAGTTCCCGTGTTTCAGAAGTGAACCAAACTCCAGTTGGCAAGTTCAGACCTTTAAATTCGGGGGTTATAGATGAAATAGTACAAAACAATGGTGTGGGCTTACCTTATGCACCTGATACACCCCACTCACAAATGTTCCTGGCTCTTCTGAGTGAAGATCCTTGATTTTAGGAGTTGCATTTGCATTTTGGATCAGTCTGCTTGAGACCTCCATCTTTCGGTCAGCACTGACATCAGACACAGAAGAGACATTGTACACCTCCAGGAACCCGTTGCGGCCAATATAATCTGCTAAGGTGATGACTCTCTTTGGTATGAACTTGTCCTTTAGGCCGACATGAAAAACCTTCACTCGAAAGAACTGGCTCTCAGTAACCACAGTGGCGTGAAACATCTTTCTCTCCTCGTCTATGACGTCATATGCGAATGGCTCTGTGGCTTTCAGCACCATCACTTCCTTGGCGCATGTCTGTAAACCCTCTTCTCTGGAAGCTTTTGTAGGTACAGACTTCAATCTTGGTTTCTACTTGGAAGTACACATCAGAAAGTGGCCCAGTTAAGAAAGGGAATACACGGTCCTTTCTAGTGACAGCCACCTTAAGCTTAATGTTGAGCCTCCAGAAAGGCTCAGATTGgatggatttgggggaaaaaaatgagctaGAGAGAGACAGCTGACCTAGTATAAGGTAGCTAGTGGAAGACATGGAAGAATTACATGTAATTGTACTTATTTTCTTCATCGTTTCATACATTTGGGaggaatattattttttctgttaaagGCATTAACCcaagataaaaaaacaacaacaacaaaacaacatttCTCTGAGGAGAGCTCTGGAGAGCatagaggaagaggaaaatagCCATGCTGTTGTGAAGGGATTCCCATTAGACATGAagataaatatattatcttaattTACCAATCAGCGTTTTAGTGAGCAAAGTAAGATAGcagtaaggaagaaaataaatcacccTAACAGCACTGGCAGTGAACGGCTCTAGTCAGAAACCACAGATTTCATCTGGAACCAGTCCCGGTAGATGTCACAATTGAAAGAGGGAAACTGTGAGCCCTTTTCCAAGAAGGGCTGTGCTAAAAAGAGATTAGTTAAGCAATCACTGGAGAAGCTCATGAACTTCCCTGATTTAGAAATGTTCTGGCTCCAGACCTGAACAGTAGAAGAATGAGCCTTCTGAAAACATGCTTCCTTGGCATAGAATTACTTGAACCCAATGGTTCTAAAAAACAGCAGCATAGAAAAAGCTctacaaagagaataaaaatttgCCTAAATGTTAAAGCTTTAGATCGCaaagcctggatttgaatccagcacCAAGTAAATGCCTAGTGCGCAGAAATGTCGTCAGCACTGTCTTTCCATGGTTTTTCAGAGGCCTGTAGTCTGCTCCGATAAACAGATATTTCATGCTTTGTGTTGACCCTGTTGGTGGAATCTTTGTTAGAGGGAGAGCCTTACAAAAGAAATTTCTCCATTTGGGTAAGCCACATATACTCAGTAATCTCATTGACAGGATCATGCTGAGCTATTGCCTTTTAAAACTCAGttatcataggggcgcctgggtggcacagtcggttaggcgtccgacttcaaccaggtcacgatctcgtggtccgtgagttcgagccccgcgtcaggctctgggctgacggctcggagcctggagcctgtttcagattctgtgtctccctctctctctgcccctcccccgttcatgctctgtctctctctgtcccaaaaataaataaaaaacgttgaaaaaaaaataaaaaaaaataaaactcagttaTCATAAACTGGCATGACAAGAGTGGGGCTTGGAGGCTGAGGAAATATTGGTTTggataatattttgaaagcatgAACAGGTCATTTTCTCTCAGAGTATATTCTCCACTTCCCACCTTGTTCATAAATCATGCTTTTCTGTGCTATTCCCTTCATCATAGCAGAAATTGAAGGTGATAGTGATCTGTTTCTGGCTTTGAACCCAAAAAGCAAACAGAACCTAACACCCTAGAGAAAATTGTTGGGAGTCCCCATGATAATAACAACAAGGCTTTCATTCTCACCTAATGAAGCACAGACTGAAAGGTCAGACACCTTTTTGAAGGCCTCCTGTGCAGGTGGTCAGACCCCAGGGAAGCACTGAGTCCATGGTGTGTTTATGTGTAAGACGCTAAGGCACAGAAGAGCCTCCTGGGGTCCTGGTGCTCCATGGAGGATTCAGGGCAGCAGAAGGATTCTGACAGGAGGAAAAGTGACTGTGTCTCATGTATAGGCAGATGGGGACATAGAAAGTCACTTCCATAGAAAGTCACTTCCAAGCCAATACTCTACCCACAAGGGTAGGCAACCACCATGGTCATGTCACGGTGGGACGGAGGTGAGCTAGGCGGGAGGGCATGCCTGCCTGTGCACTTGCCTCTCCATTCTAGTCTAGTCTTTCTCTAGAATCTGAGGTTATTCTCCCATAAAAGGAGAAGGTACACTCATTATAGTGGTGATAaatgctggaaaagaaaaataaagggactCGTGAAATCGAGCAGAGGAAAGATGTGATGTATTGTTGGAGGCACATCAGTGAGGACCTGCCcggtggggaggggaagcagtCAGGCTGATGTCTGAAGGTGGGTGTTTCTGGGTCAGTGAAAAGACAGGAGTAATGAATTCCCAACCAGAGAAATATCTTTTGTATACACATTGGACGTGGGAGGGAGCCCCTAATGCTGGAAAAGAATCCAGAAGTGTGGTCAATAAGCCAAGAGGAGAGGGACGAAAGGAGACAGGAGACGAGTTACATGCAATCGTTCATATTTTCCTCCTGTGTTCATCTTTAGTGGTCTGACCACCCCCTATTCTCATTCCTGCACTGAGTCAGTAACCCTCTTGAGATcaggaattatttcaaaatacacactttcaaatagcaaaatacacattttctattACACTGAAAACTCACCACCTGCATTTAATAAGCTAACAGGTGACTTTTGTTATGTAAGGAAATTATACATAGTAGGGAATTGCTGAGAAGCTCTTTCCGGGTCCTGATGATTCCTGTACTATGTTGTAGAGAGTGGAACAAGTACGGGGAAGAGCAAGACGGTACCTGGGTCGAGAAACTGCTGCCCGGGGTTGATGGAGGCATCCGAGGAGGCTGAGAGAAGCTCACAGGTGACAGGGCACCTGTGACGGAAGGTTGTCCAAGCTGACCCCATTCTGGCATTGGCTGCATCATCtcaaatttttcagtttttatggtttgggtttccattttctgaaaatagtttttttctccCTGGTTAGTTGTCAGTATCAGGTGAACCAAATCCCTCTCttccttcacctctctctctctctcactctcctctctctctttttttgtctttatgtctctctgtcacacacactctctctctctcacacacacacacacacaccaggatcTTCAATCTGGAATACTAGCACAGAAGGATACCTCCTTCTGCTCTCTGGCTAGGACCCCATCCAGGGTACAAACATCCCTCTGCAGATTTTAACCACACAGATGATTGAACTTTCATTGGAATTCTAGGCAATTCTACCTCCACCTCTGCTCCCAAgggccccatgtcaagctccgcAAGACGACAAGTGGATCGTGGCCTGGTAGAAAACCCTTTGTGGCTCCAATGGAAACCAGTCTCAGAACTACTTGGCTGAACTTCGGGATGTTTCATTAGCCAAGTTTTTCACTGCCTTGTGCTTCAGCAAATAAGCACATTGGTTCCTATCTCCTGTCCTTCAGCTCAGGAAACCCTGTGAATGCTTTGTTTTCCATGCCAGTGAGATTCCCCCCGTTCATCATTCCAGAGGCCGGATTCTGCACCAGGCCACTAAATCCCTCAGAGATCTCAAGGGCAGACAAACCCAATGAGGATTTCCCCCAGGCTTTCCCAGGACCTGGACTTTTATGATCGTTTAAGGAAATGCAGAAGGAGTCTGTAAACTCATTTGTCTGGACTACCTGTCCTTTTACCAACGAAAGCCCATTTGGACCATCCTGCATCCGAGATGCCCGTGCCACTATTCTTATCACTTTTAGCATCCATTTGACTAGTTTGTCAAGTGTGACTTGTGGATAAAGTTGTAGATGAGGGAGCTTCTGGAATGCCTGCCTCTGGCAGGCGCCTTCCTGATTAGACACCGTCGGACCAACCCCACACCTCATTCCTCTTTTGCAGGACTACAGAGCCTGGCTGTGGAAACAAGTCCACCCATGACTCTGGTTCTTCACACATtagaggcattaaaaaaatattgtaacatCCGCACAGCTACGTGGATTCGGTTTGTGCCCGTGAAGAGCTCACGTGTTCACGCTCTGACACTCACTGTCTGTGTGACCTTTGCAGAACGTGTTTAACCTCTaggaacctcagttttctcagagGCGAAATGGCCCTAGCAACAGCACCCTGAGTGATAAATAACGAATGCTGTTATAAAGACGAGATGAGATCACGGACACAGAGCACACAGGTTCCGGGGTCCAACACACTACGTGGGCAATACACAGCCATGTCGGCCTTGTCACTGCTTTTTCATGATCTACTTAGAGATTTTGGTCGGCTCTGATGTGCAGATGCCTCATGTTGTATGTGAGTCCCTCCTGATGGCATGGGAAATACTTCCCTAAAGTAGCTTCTCTATTCGCTTCTGCCACAGGTAGCAATTTGTCCCAAGACAAACTTAACTTGATATTCCTTCACAACCAGTGACACTGAAAGCTTCTATGATAGCAGTAGGATTTAgatgctgaaaatattttgtcaagtttatttcttcattttaagtgCAAGCGAGTGATaatgcaaagaaagagagagagagaggggagagagagagagacagagagagagagagagagagagagagggaatgtgtaGGGTATGGGtgctgagagatggggagagaatgaatctcaagttGATTCTtcactctcagcccagagcccaaactAGGGCTTGAAGTCAAAGgcaagaggtcatgacctgagcagagatcaggagttggatgttcTATCGgttgagccaccgaggcacccctggatgctgaaaatattctttttgactggataatatgagaaaataacaattgatttcatttccttcatcacCCTGCCCTGTTGTAGAAACACGATGTCCTGGGCTGTTTGCTTTAGAAGAGACGTAGCTGTAGGAATCAAGAGCAAAAGCGGTCCACGCCTGGTTTCAGGGTAAAAGTTGAACGGATCCCACTTGGTAGCGAATCATCGGGAGACCCCACGATGAATCAGAGCAAGAGTTTTGTGCTCGCCTAACGAAGAAAGGACTGAACAATCAGACACCCGTTTTGTTACTGCCCAGGTGGCTGGACCCCAGGGAGCAATTCActacatgtgtgtttatgtgcaAGAGGCTGAGGGAGCCGACGAGCCTCCGTGACCTTGGCCTCCAAGGAGGATTCAGGGCAGGAGAACGTTGCTCATGGGAGTAGAAAATCTCATGGGAGTCGTTTGTTTAAGGAGTCATCTGAGTAGGCCGACGGGGACTTTGAAAGTGTCACTTCCAAGCCAGGATGCTTGGCAAAAGTAGGGTTATCCTGAGCTGTGTGCATATGTCATTGTCATAGGAGAGAGACAGCGGCTGTGGTTATTGTCATTGTTCTGTAATGAATTTTACATAGTAAGGGAATTACTGAGAAGCTTTTGCCTGGTCCTCATGATTCCTGTGCTATGTTGAAGAGAGAGGAACAAGTACGGGGAAGAGCAAGACGGTACCTGGGTCGAGAAACTGCTGCCCGGGGTTGATGGAGGCATCCGAGGAGGCTGAGAGAAGCTCGCAGGTGACAGGGCACGTGTGACTGCAGGTTGTCCAAGCTGACCCCATTCCGGTGTTGGCTGCGTCGTCTTCGATTTATCACTGCTTGTggctttagtttttcttttctgaaaggaGTTTTTTCCCCTGGTCAATAGTTTTCAATATGTGATGagccacattctctctctctctctctctctctctctctctctctctctctcactttcccacTCCGCTGCTCACtctcctcaccccttcctcctctctgtctgtgtgtctctctctcgcctacacacacacacacacacacacacacacacacacaccccaggttCTCACTCTGGAATACTAGCACATATAGGATACCTCCTTCTGCTCTCTGGCTTGGTCCCCAACCAGGGTACAAACATCCCTCTGCAAATTTCAACCACACAGATGATTGAAATTTCATTGGAATGCTAGACAATTCTACCTCCACCAGCTCCCAAGGGCTCTATGTCAAGCTCCTCAAGACGACACATGGATGGTGGCCTGGTAGAAAACCCTTTGTGGCTCCAATGGAAATGGGTCTCAGAACTACTTGACTGAATTTCGGGATGTTTTCTCCACCATGTTTTTCACAGCCTTATGGTTCAGCAAATAAGCAAATTGGTTCCTATCTCCTGTCCTTCAGCTCAGGAAACCCTGTGAATGCTTTGTTTTCCATGCCAGTGAGATTCCCCCTGTTCATCATTCCAGAGGCCGGATTCTGCACCAGGCCACCAAATCCCTCAGAGATCTCAAGGGCAGACAAACCCAATGAGGATTTCCCCCAGGCTTTCCCAGGACCTGGACTTTTATGATTGTTCTAGGAATTGCAGAAAGAGTCTGTAAACTCATTTGTCTTGACCACCTTTACTGTCACTAACGAAAGCCCATTTGGACCATCCTGCATCCGAGATGCCCGTGCCACTATTCTTATCACTTTTAGCATCCATTTGACTAGTTTGTCAAGTGTGACTTGTGGATAAAGTTGTAGATGAGGGAGCTTCTGGAATGCCTGCCTCTGGCAGGCGCCTTCCTGATTAGAACACCGTCGGACCAACCCCACACCTCATTCCTCTTTTGCAGGACTACAGAGCCAGGGTTGTGGAAACAAGTCCATCCATGACTCTGGTTATTCATACATtagaggcattaaaaaaaatattgtaacatCCACACAGCTATGTGGATTTTCTATGTGCCCATGAAGAGCTCATGTGTTCACGCTCTGACACTCACTGTCTGTGTGACCTTTGCAGAATGTGTTTAACCTCTaagaacctcagttttctcagcgaCGAAATGGCCCTAACGACAGCACCCTGAATGATAAATAACGAATGCTGTTATAAAGACGAGATGAAGTCATGGACACAGAGCACACAGGTTCCCTGGTCGAACACACTACGTGGGCAATACACAGCCATGTTGGCCTTGTCACTGCTATCTCATGCTCTATTTAGAGATTTTGGTCGGCTCTGATCTACAGATGCCTCATGTTGTATGTGGGTCCCTCCTGATGGCGTGGGAAATATTTCCCTAAAGTAGCCTCTCTATTTGCTTCTGCCATAGGTAGCAATTTATCTCAAGACAACCTGATCTTGATATTCCCTCAAAATCGGTGACACTGGAAGCTTCTGTCATAGCAGTAGGATTTagatgctgaaaatattttttcaagtttatttcttcattttaagtgCAAGAGAACGAGAAtgcaaacagagagagaagagagagagagagagagagagagagagagagagagagagagagagagagaatgtgtggggtaagggggcagagagatggggagagagtgaATCTCAAGTTGACTCTtcactctcagcccagagcccagtgtagggcttgatctcagaagctatgaggtcatgacctgagcagagatcaggagttggatgttcTACTAATTGAGCCACTGAGGCAACCCTAGATGCcgaatatattatttttgattgagtaatatgaaaaaataataattgaatttttttccctctccagatTTTTCACTTATTCACCCTGTCTAGTTCTTGAAACATGATGTTTTGAGCTGTTTGCTTCTGGAAACACCGGAATCAAAGGTAATATTTGCCTGCATCTGGTTTTGGGGAAACAAAAGGAACAGAACCCACACTTGAAGAAAATCGGTGGGAGACCCTGTGATGATTCAGAGCAAGGCTTTCCTGCTCATCTAatgagacagagatggagtggTGGACCCATTTTTTGCAGGCTTCCTGTGCAGGTGGCTGGACCCCGTGGAACAACCGACTGCATGGTGTGTTTATGGGAAGAGGCTGAGTCGGCAGACGAGCCTTCCCGGGGTCCCTGCTCTCTAAGACGTTTAAGGGCAGTGTGAGGATTCTCCCAGGATAGAAATGGCTGTGTCCCATATATAAGCAGGTGGGGACTGAGAAACTGTCACTCCCAAGCCAGGATGCACGGTCAAAGCAGAGTTATCTTGAGATGTGCACATATGTCATTGTCCTAGCAGAGGCACAGTGGCTGAGTTTTCAGTGACTGGAGAAGGACACATCCGCGGCCATCTGGGCCTGGGATCCAACAGGCACAGGTAGCtagctccatcccatgaacaaGTCCTGGGGACACTGGGTAGGGATGATGAGTTTTGGTGGTGACAATAGTAGGATCCACAAGACACAACTTGAGAAAGATGTCTTTAGGGAGTTTGTCCTCAAGTgctatgtgtgtgttggggccgGGGTACAGCCTGGGTCAGAGGGCAGCTTGGGGCTTGCGTGACAAACTACATTAGAGAATAGTGATTCAAGTGTTGCCTGGCTCATTCCTCGGGTGGGTATTCCTGTGGTATTTGCCGCAGAATGGACATTATATCTCCCGAGTATAGGCAACCACCGTGGTCATGTCAGGGTGGGACAGAGGTCCGCTAGGCGGGAGGGGATACGCACGTGTGCACTCACTTCTCCACCTCGCCTGCTCTTCCCCTATAACCTGAGGTTATGGTCCCATCAAAGGAGAACTCACACTCATTAGAGTGGTGATAAAtgctggaaaaaaatcaaaggaccCGTGACAGCCAGCAGTGGGAAGATGTGATGTGTTGTTGGGGGCACATCAGTGAGGACTTGCCGGGGTGAAGGGAGTCAGGCTGGGGTCCGAAGGTGGGTGTATCTGGGCCAGTGAAAAGACAAGAGTCATGAATTCCAAACCATCGAGATAGCTTATGTTTACACACATGACGTGGGAGGGAGCCCCCAATTTTGGAAGTGAATCCAGATGTATGGTCAATAAGCCAAGGGGAAAGGGACAAAAGGAGACAGGAATGCAGGGTATAAACACCCTCCCGTGTTCATCGTTAATGGTCCGGCCACCCCCTACCCCTACTCCTGCACCAAGTTGGTAACCCACCTGAGATTcggaattatttcaaaatgcataCTTTCAAATAGCAAAGGGTTTCTACTACACTGAAATCTCACTATCTGCATTTGATAAGCTAATGAGTGATTATTGTTAtctaaagaaattatacatagtAGGGAGTTACGGAGAAGCTCTTTATAGGTCCTGATGATTCCTGTACTATGTTGTAGAGAGAGGAACAAGTACGGGGAAGAGCAAGACGGTACCTTGGTTGAGAAACTGCTGCCCGGGGTTGATGGAGGCATCCGAGGAGGCTGAGAGAAGCTCGCAGGTGACAGGGCACCTGTGACTGCAGGTTGTCCAAGCTGACCCCATTCCGGCGTTGGCTGTGTCTTGTTAGATTTATCATTGCTTGtggttttagttttccttttctgaaagtaGATCCCAACCCTCTGGGTAATGGTTTGCAGTTCGAGGTAAAACATTATTACTACTGAGCCAATCAGTTTTTTATTACTAGATTATAAGGATACTAAAACTTCTGTTTCAGGAATCCAGGGGACCACATGGAGCCCGTCCTCTTGAGAGATGACGGGAGGTGTGCAGCCCACATTGATGGGAGTTTCACACAACAGCTGGGaatctcctctcctccctgtggCCCGAAGGATGCTGCACCAGGATTTGGAAAATCTAGAATTGAATTGTGTCTCTTTGGTGAGCTGCCCTCCTGGTGAGACTTCCCTTTATCCCACATGTAAAGAGGGGTCCTGACTCCACATCTCCTTCCCATGGAGTTATACACACGAGTTATAGTGAACACAGTTCTGAAACATAATGGGTGATGGCCAACTATGGGTGGGTGATTGTTCACTATGGATTTGTTGACTCCAAACCTCATTTTCATTCTGCCCCTGGAATCccttttttcttgattcttctaTTTGCAGGttgagaaatgaaggaagagcTAAGTGCTCCCAGGAAGCTAATCAGGGGAAGAGCCATAGGGGAAGCTTCTTCAGCGGGACCTTTTGCATCTTACCTTCGACACAAGAGTATCATCCACTGGCCGTGAAGCCTTGTTTGCGGTGGATGTCGATTCGTCAGTActggatgcctcctgctttcttttcttcactggagCCAGTCCCTGTGTTTTGTACTTCTTCATAACTGAGGCAGCAAAAAGAACATGGTAAATCCAAAGGAGCCGGTCTAGGGCAACTGCATCACGTTCGGCGCCATTTCCTTGGAGCTCATGCCTGTGGGTCTGAGTTGGCGTTTCTGTCCCCCCTGTGTCCATCAACCAGCCAGCCCGGCTACAGGTGCTGACTCAGTCTCGGgtggtctccttccttccccacggGCACAAGCCCACCCCTCCATCGTCTGGACTCCCGGGAACCTCAGTCAAACCCTCTTCCAACCCATTTatcctatattttccttttaagaatatTAAGTTTTCAAAATGCCGATGGTGGGTTAACTCCTGTGGAAGGTCTATTTGAATTACagcaagcagagaaaggaaatccGATCTAATTAGTGGCGTGACAAACTGGTGATGCTTgacttttcaaaatatgtttttacgATCCAGTGATTTTACGGGAGTCAATGTTTTCACATCTGCGAGAGATGAGTTTTTCTTTAAGCACTGCCTCACGTTTGTTGCTAGGGAATAGAGTAACGGTGGGATAAATATTGTGAGGGAGCAGTATACGCACCGTTTGCAGTATTTTTAAGAGTCacaattttttcctaattttgtcGTCACCCTGTAACCATCGTAATGTGGGGGAAGCCTCAGCCTTTGTCGTCAactcctgctttttttctttacccaCATCCCCCAAATACACCCTGTAGAATACAGTGCCCCCCTTTGTAGCAAAGGAATTGTTCGACCTGTCAACCTGTTGGCGCTCGAAGGGCCACCTCATCTGGGCAACTGAGTCGTAAATTGGCAAAGGGATCTCCCCGCTGTGCCGACACCAGGGCTCTGCTGGGCACAGAGGGCGGGCACACGGACAGTGAGGGCTCCTCTGCATtaccttttctcttctcattttgaaTAGTTTTCACAGTGTCTCCTAGTCCTTCTATGTCTTTGAGCAGCCTCAGGAGTTTGTTCACACAGAGAATCCCCTGGAATTTCTTGTGCATCATGTCAGCAATCTTGACCTTGCTATagtcttctttcatttttggaGTCAGCCCCAAATCAGAATCCAGCAGGGACTTAACCATGCTAAACTGGTCGTCGTTGAGGGGCTGAAGCCCTTTCAGCAGAAGAATtctcttgcattctgtctccatctctcaaggTCTGTCTAAGCAGGAGAAAAATACCATAGGGCGTTACATCCTCATCGGAACAATTTAAAAGCCTGGTTGTGTCTATGTGGGTGAGTGGCCCATGTCAAGGTGTTGTCCTTGAGTGTGTGTGACAAAGACCAGGTGCATCACTGTGCAAAATGGGTTGAGATCTGCTGCATTCggaacttcttttttaaaaaaaaattttttttaaacgtttatttatttttgagaccatgcgagaaacagagtgcaagcagcggaggggcagacagagggagacacagaatttgaagcgggctccaggcgccgagccgtcagcccagagcccgacgcggggctcgaacccacaaactgtgagatcatgacctgagccgaagtcggacgcttaaccgacggagtcacccaggcaccctgcattcAGAACTCCTAAGGAAgtcttttcatttaataatgaCAGTTGTGTCGGGTCAGGGCGGGTGTGGTGGCAGGAGGTCTGGAAAGAGGTAGTGTTTTCTGTGCGTGGAGTGTGGGCTGTACGGTGTCACAGGGCACCTGTTCCCAGCGGCCGTCCCCTACTGGGGCTGCGGTGTCTCCCTGGATGTCTGCTCGCTGGCTTCTGACCCTGTTACCCTCTCTGATGGCCGAGTGGACCGCAGCCTCTCACCCTCCGTGACTGTCCCTGCCACCGGGGCGCTCACTTCCACACCAGGGACCCGCCCATGTCCACCTGCCTTCCTCCAGTCAGTCCTTCTAGtgtcccctctccctggggctTGGGCATGTCCTCTGTGTCCTCTGTGCCCTTGTCCCCTGCTGGCCTTCTACCTGCTTCCTCGTGCACAatcacagcattttttttctgggacCATTCAGTAGTCCTCTCACTGGAGTTCTACACTCCGGCTAGAGCAGGAACACTGCACTTTTTGGCGCAATTATTTAGCAGTTCCTTGATTTTACCCTTCTAGGCTGAATTCCTCTGAACAGTTCTTTCGGAGAGCCAGATGTCCCTCTATCCAGCCATGGCTCTGTCTCACTTGACAGCCGCCAAGAATTCCCcggtttgtttttgaaatttttcttgctccCCACCCTAGCTTGGAGAGCCTTGAATaatctgcatcttttttttttttttttacatctgtgtcTTTTGTAATTCTTGCGGCTTATGCTCCAGAAATATACAACCCATCTCGCCTCTTCATGCATCAGGACTTTGCTAATTCCCTCCCTGCTGCCTAACAAGCTGCTCTCGCCTTTCTTCCTCCGACTGACTCCTCGGAGCCTTCAGGACTCCGCTGAGGCTTTGTCTTCCAAAAGCCACCAGAGTCCCCCTGTTGGACCGAGGGTCCTGCCTCTGGACCCCTTTAGCACCTCTCGTACTTCCTCTATGGCACTCAGTACATGGTACGGATTccacttttctgtttaaattcaTCAGTTGTTCTTATTCGGGCACCGTGTGTTTGTGTAGCTTCTGTATAATTAGCATGTTCAAATCCCCAGGGCTGT
Above is a window of Neofelis nebulosa isolate mNeoNeb1 chromosome 15, mNeoNeb1.pri, whole genome shotgun sequence DNA encoding:
- the LOC131495727 gene encoding gamma-interferon-inducible protein 16-like isoform X2, coding for METECKRILLLKGLQPLNDDQFSMVKSLLDSDLGLTPKMKEDYSKVKIADMMHKKFQGILCVNKLLRLLKDIEGLGDTVKTIQNEKRKVMKKYKTQGLAPVKKRKQEASSTDESTSTANKASRPVDDTLVSKKRKTKTTSNDKSNKTQPTPEWGQLGQPAVTGALSPASFSQPPRMPPSTPGSSFSTKKRKTKATSSDKSKTTQPTPEWGQLGQPAVTRALSPASFSQPPRMPPSTPGSSFSTQKMETQTIKTEKFEMMQPMPEWGQLGQPSVTGALSPVSFSQPPRMPPSTPGSSFSTQKPRLKSVPTKASREEGLQTCAKEVMVLKATEPFAYDVIDEERKMFHATVVTESQFFRVKVFHVGLKDKFIPKRVITLADYIGRNGFLEVYNVSSVSDVSADRKMEVSSRLIQNANATPKIKDLHSEEPGTFVSGVYQVHKKMVLDQCITLYEIQDDTGTMNVLVYGRLTKVNCEEAFPFQTHTLLPPVCPVRTIPSALGIECTCSFLSLLPFHVHSCCGSSSPGKTRNNNSILICI
- the LOC131495727 gene encoding gamma-interferon-inducible protein 16-like isoform X5, which codes for METECKRILLLKGLQPLNDDQFSMVKSLLDSDLGLTPKMKEDYSKVKIADMMHKKFQGILCVNKLLRLLKDIEGLGDTVKTIQNEKRKVMKKYKTQGLAPVKKRKQEASSTDESTSTANKASRPVDDTLVSKKRKTKTTSNDKSNKTQPTPEWGQLGQPAVTGALSPASFSQPPRMPPSTPGSSFSTKKRKTKATSSDKSKTTQPTPEWGQLGQPAVTRALSPASFSQPPRMPPSTPGSSFSTQKMETQTIKTEKFEMMQPMPEWGQLGQPSVTGALSPVSFSQPPRMPPSTPGSSFSTQKPRLKSVPTKASREEGLQTCAKEVMVLKATEPFAYDVIDEERKMFHATVVTESQFFRVKVFHVGLKDKFIPKRVITLADYIGRNGFLEVYNVSSVSDVSADRKMEVSSRLIQNANATPKIKDLHSEEPGTFVSGVYQVHKKMVLDQCITLYEIQDDTGTMNVLVYGRLTKVNCEEGHQAQEKQETTTQS
- the LOC131495727 gene encoding gamma-interferon-inducible protein 16-like isoform X3 yields the protein METECKRILLLKGLQPLNDDQFSMVKSLLDSDLGLTPKMKEDYSKVKIADMMHKKFQGILCVNKLLRLLKDIEGLGDTVKTIQNEKRKVMKKYKTQGLAPVKKRKQEASSTDESTSTANKASRPVDDTLVSKKRKTKTTSNDKSNKTQPTPEWGQLGQPAVTGALSPASFSQPPRMPPSTPGSSFSTKKRKTKATSSDKSKTTQPTPEWGQLGQPAVTRALSPASFSQPPRMPPSTPGSSFSTQKMETQTIKTEKFEMMQPMPEWGQLGQPSVTGALSPVSFSQPPRMPPSTPGSSFSTQKPRLKSVPTKASREEGLQTCAKEVMVLKATEPFAYDVIDEERKMFHATVVTESQFFRVKVFHVGLKDKFIPKRVITLADYIGRNGFLEVYNVSSVSDVSADRKMEVSSRLIQNANATPKIKDLHSEEPGTFVSGVYQVHKKMVLDQCITLYEIQDDTGTMNVLVYGRLTKVNCEEGDKLTLICFELSGDTRQLRSVTHSFIKVIKPRKNKKQQLNPDLYMKTPA